A single genomic interval of Scylla paramamosain isolate STU-SP2022 chromosome 12, ASM3559412v1, whole genome shotgun sequence harbors:
- the LOC135105893 gene encoding serine/arginine-rich splicing factor 1B-like isoform X1, whose product MSYGRGNNECRIYVGNLPPDIRTKDIEDLFYKFGKIVFIDLKNRRGPPFAFVEFEDPRDAEDAVHSRDGYDYDGYRLRVEFPRNSLPGAARGGSGRGRGRGPPARRSQYRVLVTGLPPTGSWQDLKDHMREAGDVCYADVYKDGTGVVEFLRYEDMKYAVKKLDDSKFRSHEQLQGENSYIRVKEDYGGSSPASGGGRGRSRSRSRSPRGYRGSPTYSPVRRSYSRSPSRSRSRSRDRY is encoded by the exons ATGTCTTACGGCCGAGGCAACAATGAGTGTCGCATATACGTGGGGAACCTGCCCCCGGACATCAGGACGAAAGATATTGAGGATCTGTTCTACAAATTTGGCAAAATTGTGTTTATAGATCTGAAGAACCGTCGCGGCCCGCCCTTCGCCTTCGTGGAGTTCGAGGACCCAAG GGATGCAGAGGATGCAGTACATTCACGTGATGGATACGACTATGATGGCTATCGCCTTCGTGTGGAATTCCCCCGCAACAGCCTTCCTGGGGCAGCCCGGGGTGGATCTGgcaggggcagggggaggggacCTCCAGCTCGTCGTTCACAGTACAGAGTGCTTGTTACAG ggCTGCCTCCTACAGGTAGCTGGCAGGACTTGAAGGACCATATGCGTGAGGCTGGTGATGTCTGCTATGCTGATGTGTACAAGGATGGTACTGGGGTAGTGGAGTTCCTTCGCTATGAGGATATGAAATATGCTGTCAAAAAGCTGGATGATTCAAAGTTCCGCTCCCATGAG CAATTACAGGGTGAGAATTCCTACATTCGTGTGAAGGAGGACTATGGTGGGTCCAGTCCAGCATCTGGTGGAGGCCGTGGGAGGTCAAGATCACGCTCCAGGTCCCCACGGGGATACAGGGGCTCCCCAACATACTCCCCTGTGCGGCGCTCATATTCAAGATCACCCTCAAGGTCAAGGTCCCGGTCCAGGGACCGCTACTAA
- the LOC135105895 gene encoding myosin regulatory light chain sqh-like produces MSSRKAGKKIGKKRAQRATSNVFAMFDQAQIQEFKEAFNMIDQNRDGFIDKDDLHDMLASLGKNPTDDYLEGMMNEAPGPINFTMFLTLFGDRLQGTDPEDVIKNAFGCFDENNQGYINEEYLRELLVSMGDRFTDEDVDEMYREAPIKNSMFDYVEFTRILKHGAKDLEDQ; encoded by the exons ATGTCGTCCCGCAAGGCAGGAAAGAAGATTGGAAAGAAGCGTGCCCAGCGAGCAACGAGCAATGTCTTTGCTATGTTTGATCAGGCTCAGATCCAGGAGTTCAAGGAAGCCTTCAATATGATTGACCAAAACCGTGACGGCTTCATTGACAAGGACGATCTCCATGACATGCTGGCTTCCCTAG GCAAAAACCCCACTGATGACTACCTCGAGGGAATGATGAATGAGGCACCAGGACCCATCAACTTCACAATGTTCCTTACACTGTTTGGTGACCGTTTGCAG GGTACAGATCCTGAGGATGTCATCAAGAATGCATTTGGCTGCTTTGATGAGAACAACCAGGGCTACATCAATGAGGAGTACTTGAGGGAACTGCTGGTGTCCATGGGAGACCGATTCACGGATGAAGAT GTTGATGAAATGTACCGTGAGGCTCCAATCAAGAACTCCATGTTTGACTATGTGGAGTTTACCCGTATCTTGAAGCATGGTGCCAAGGACCTGGAAGATCAGTGA
- the LOC135105893 gene encoding serine/arginine-rich splicing factor 1B-like isoform X2, which yields MSYGRGNNECRIYVGNLPPDIRTKDIEDLFYKFGKIVFIDLKNRRGPPFAFVEFEDPRDAEDAVHSRDGYDYDGYRLRVEFPRNSLPGAARGGSGRGRGRGPPARRSQYRVLVTGLPPTGSWQDLKDHMREAGDVCYADVYKDGTGVVEFLRYEDMKYAVKKLDDSKFRSHEGENSYIRVKEDYGGSSPASGGGRGRSRSRSRSPRGYRGSPTYSPVRRSYSRSPSRSRSRSRDRY from the exons ATGTCTTACGGCCGAGGCAACAATGAGTGTCGCATATACGTGGGGAACCTGCCCCCGGACATCAGGACGAAAGATATTGAGGATCTGTTCTACAAATTTGGCAAAATTGTGTTTATAGATCTGAAGAACCGTCGCGGCCCGCCCTTCGCCTTCGTGGAGTTCGAGGACCCAAG GGATGCAGAGGATGCAGTACATTCACGTGATGGATACGACTATGATGGCTATCGCCTTCGTGTGGAATTCCCCCGCAACAGCCTTCCTGGGGCAGCCCGGGGTGGATCTGgcaggggcagggggaggggacCTCCAGCTCGTCGTTCACAGTACAGAGTGCTTGTTACAG ggCTGCCTCCTACAGGTAGCTGGCAGGACTTGAAGGACCATATGCGTGAGGCTGGTGATGTCTGCTATGCTGATGTGTACAAGGATGGTACTGGGGTAGTGGAGTTCCTTCGCTATGAGGATATGAAATATGCTGTCAAAAAGCTGGATGATTCAAAGTTCCGCTCCCATGAG GGTGAGAATTCCTACATTCGTGTGAAGGAGGACTATGGTGGGTCCAGTCCAGCATCTGGTGGAGGCCGTGGGAGGTCAAGATCACGCTCCAGGTCCCCACGGGGATACAGGGGCTCCCCAACATACTCCCCTGTGCGGCGCTCATATTCAAGATCACCCTCAAGGTCAAGGTCCCGGTCCAGGGACCGCTACTAA